Within Sorangiineae bacterium MSr11367, the genomic segment CAGGAGCGCGTCGAACGGATTCGGCGGCGGGGCGGGTGGCGGCGGCGGCGGGGCGCTCGCCGTCTTTTCCTCCGATTCGCGCGACGGTCGCTTTGGGGCCTCACCCGATCCGTTGGGGCTTCCCGGCATGCCCGACGACGTCGGGGGCCTTTTCTTCCCTCCTCCGCCCACCGACTCGAACGACCGCTGCGCACCGCCACGCGCTCCGGGGTTGGTCAGCGGAATGCGGCTCGTATAGTCGGCGTTGCTGTTCGACCCGCTACTCGTCGAGCCGACGTCGACGGTTGGCGCACGGGCCGCGACGACGACTTCATCCGGCGAAGCGGCCGCATTGGAGTTCGCGGGTGCGGTCGTCGCGATGGCATCGTCGGTCAGAACGGCGACATTCTTCTGACCGTCGGGCGCCGGTGTGCCGCCATAGACCGAGGCCCCCGACGGAGGCGCCGCCGCGAAGAGGGCATCGGACTGCAGCGTCTCGCGCTGGACCATCCGGAGGGAGCGCAAGTCGAAGCGAAAGGACATGGCCGAGCTCGAGCCCACGCCGAGCTGCACATTGTGCCAATCTTCCCCCGACGTATTGTCCACGATGGCCCAGGCCTGAAGCTCCACCTGCCCTTTTTGCCCGAGGAGAACGCGATAACTCGGTTTCCACGCAGGGGCGTCGGTGACGTACGACAGGCGCACCTGGTGTGGACGCGAACCGGGAAGCCCAATCTTCATGTCGACGAAGCCCGAGTCGTCGGTGGAGCCGCCCGTCGGGTATGCGACGGGGGCCGGTTGCCCGGTCTTCGCGTCCACGACGGTGAGCGACTTGAGAAAGTCGTCCACTTTGTCGGCCGGAACGGAGAGCCGGAGGGCCTCGTCGTCGACCTTCGCGTAGCGCTCGAAATAAGCGACCCCATTTCGATAAACGACGACCCGTCCCAGGGTTGTGTCGCTGTGGACATAACTGGACCCGCCACCGCAACCGACCAACAGCGCGATGAGGGAAAATGGCGCCAATTGCCTCATGTGCGAGCCTCCTCGGCTTCGTGCATCCGATGACGCATGGACGAGGCCGCACGAAGGGTATTCTCACCAAACGGATCTTCTCGTTCGTGCGAGGAAGAAGCCCGAATCGAGGTGCGTAGGACACTACGGGGAGGATCCATGCGCGCCGGTACCGGGCGCGCCTCCGACGAACGACGGCCCGTGGGTCGTCCCGGGCGCGGATGGAACCCTCCGCGGCGCAGGTCGCCTCCCGCCTCAAGGGGTCTCATCCACGGATTCGCGGCTTTTTCTGCAGAGGAAGAACCCCGGACGAAGCTTCGGCAAGGGGCGTTGAACGAAAGCCCCGCACCCGGGCACTTCACTCTCCGAAAAGGCCGTTTCGAGCCGTTTCGTCAGCACCCTTCGTGCTGGTCCCATCGCGCATGTCCCGATCACGTGTCGAGATATTGCGTATTGCATATCGAAATAATCGCCAATGCTAAAGACTTCTTTTGCCGTCCTGGCGGTGCTCGCCGTGATCTGTGGAACGAAGAGCGCGCGGGCCCAAGCGGCTGATTCGATGTTTTCCGTGAGCTACGAGGGGTCCGCGTTCGGGGTGAAGAAGCCCGAGTCGCGCGACACGAAAGATTCGCTTGGGATACAGACGTTGCGCTTCCGCGCCGGAACGCCCATCCCGCTCGGACCGAAGACGATGTTCATACCCGGCGTCGCGTACGACATGCTCGACATTCCGGAGAGTACGAGCGAGAAGTTGCCCACCGGGAGGCTGCACGCCGCGTCGGTGAGCGTCGGCCTCATGCAGATGCTCAGCAACCGCATCATGGTTGGAGGCATGGTCAGCGCGGGGCTTGCGTCGGACTTCGAGGAGCGTGCCTCCATCGACGACCTGTCGCTGACGGCCTCGGTCATGGGCATGTACAAATTCAGCGACTCCTTCTCGCTGGGTCTCGGCGTCTCCTACTTTCACCAGATTCGGAGGGTCTTTCCAGGGCCCGCCATCGCGCTCAATTGGGAGCTGAGCGACCGCTTTCGCATCCGCGGCGCGGTTCCCGCCTCGCTGAACGTGGAGTTTCGCGCGACGCCCTGGTTGACGTTGGGCATCCGCGAAGCGATGGACGTCAACTTCTTCCATTTGAGCGGCCGCAAGTACGGCCAACAAGACATGCAACTCTCGTATATCACCGTCAACGTGGGGCCCAAGGCAACGCTGAACTTCTCGGACTCGACGCACCTCGACCTCTATGCCTCGGTCAGTGCGCTGCGTCGATACGAATACTTCGTCGATGCCCACTCCCAGCGCGACGGGACTTTGCCCGCTGTCGTGACCTTCGGTGCCCGACTCTGGTTCGGATCCGCCGGCTGGCGCAGCGATCCTTGGGCCCCCATTGCGAAGTGAGCCAAAAGGCCATTCGGCGCTTTAGCCGTGCGCCGGCGCCTCGAAAGGCCCCATTTTGACCCATGGCGCGGTGCGCATCGGGGCGCGTCATGCACGGCTTTCGAGGCGAGCTCGAAAGGCCTCGTTTGGCGCCGGACCTGCAAGGGATCCAAGGAAGGGGAACATGCACCACCCCTGCTACGAAGAGGATCCCATATGCCTCGAAAACAACCCCTCCAAAGACATGCTCCCGGTGCGGAGAAGGGCGCGATACCGCCGCCGCCTCTGCGCGGGCTTCACATTCTCGTCGTGGATGACGATGTCGACAATCGGTGCCTTTTGCAAAAGGTGCTCGAACGCGGAGGTTCCCGCATCACCACGGCGGGCAGCGTTGCGGATGCGATGGCGGTGTTCGAACGGGAAGCGCCGGACGTGCTCCTATCCGATATCTGCATGCCGGGTGAAGATGGGTACGATTTGATCCGCCGCGTTCGAGCCCTTCCGAAAGAGCAAGGTGGCGCCATACCGGCGGCCGCGCTCACCGCGTGCGCGGATGTGCAAGACCGGGAGAACGCCCTGCGTGCAGGCTTCACCAAGCACGTTCCAAAGCCGATCGATCGCGCCGAATTGGTCGCCGTGGTGACCTCGCTGGCCCGCATGGCCGCGTGACAAAGGGGCACGACGGGCGCACGCGCACATCAAGATTTTACGATGGTGATGTTGTACACGCCCTTGCCCGTGGCAATCGTCTCCTCGGGCGAGGAGGGATGGAACAATCGCATGTCGGTCACCCCCACGCGGTTGCCCTGGCGCACCACCGTGGCCTCGCAGGCGACGAGCTCTGGCTTCCCCGGGCGAAGGTAGTCGACGCGCAAGTCGATGGTGGAGAGACGGCTTCGCGCGTCGCGCAACTCGGACCAAACGGCCATGCCGCCGGTGGTGTCGGCCAGCGTGCTCAAAAGGCCACCGTGGAGCGCGCGACGGAGCGGGTCTCCGATGAAGTCCTCGCGGAACGGCAACTCCAGCCGCGCAAACGAGGGTCGAATCTCGGCGCAGCGCATCCCCAGAAAGCGATTGAAGGGAATCAGCTCCTCGATCAAATCGCGCATCGCGTTGGCGTCCATCCTTCATGCCATAGCCTGGACACGCGGGGAGCGCGGACGAAATTTCGCCGTCAAGAGCGATCCGTCGAGGGCCCGGTAAAATCTCCGTAAATCCCGATCGCGCCCGTTAATCGTGTTTTACCCACGCGGTCGCTCCCTTGAAGAACACGACCCGGTCACCAACATCGTTTCGAACGCTTTTGTGTCGCATGCGATTGCGTCGATTCCGTTGTGTGGGCGTCGTCTTTACCAAGGAGCCGCTATGATCCCATTCGAAAAGGTGCCGTACACCGCCATCCTGCTTACGCTTTTTCTAGCCGGTACCGCCTGCGGAAACGACGCGGCGGCCAAGTCCGACGGTGAGGCCAATTCGGGCGAAGCCCACGTCAATGCTGCCACGTTGGTCAGCGATACGTCGGCGCACGGATCGTCGATTCGTCCGTTTCGCGTTCACATTCCAGAAAGTGAAATCATCGACATGCGCCGGCGCGTCTTGGCGACACGCTGGCCCGATCGGGAGACGGTGCCGGATCAATCCCAGGGCGTGCGGCTGGAGAAGATCCAGCGGCTCGTCCGCTATTGGGGAGCGAACTACGATTGGCGAAAAGCGGAGGCGAAGCTGAATGCGTGGCCGCAGTTCGTGACGAAGATCGATGGGCTCGATATCCAATTCATCTACGTCCGCTCGCGTCACCCGAATGCGATGCCGTTGATCATGACCCACGGCTGGCCCGGATCTCTCTTCGAAATGACCAAGGTCATCGGGCCGCTCACCGATCCCACGGCCTACGGCGGGCGGGCCGAAGATGCCTTCGACCTCGTGTTGCCGTCGCTCCCCGGTTACGGCTTTTCGGGAAAGCCGACGGGCGTCGGCTGGGGGCCCGACCGCATTGCGCGGGCTTGGGCGGAGCTGATGGATCGTCTGGGGTACAAGCATTACGTGTCGCAAGGCGGCGATTGGGGGGCCATCGTTTCGCACGCGTGGGCGCGCAACCCCACGCCAGGGCTGCTCGGCATTCACGTCAATATGCCCGCAACCGTACCGAAGGACGTTGCCAAGGCCCTCAACGACGGGGATCCGGCGCCGCCCGGCCTTTCCGAGAAGGAGAAGCTCGCGTTCACCACGTTGGATACCTTCTACAAGCGGGGGACCGGCTATTCGGCGATGATGGTGACCCGCCCGCAAACCATCGGATATTCACTGTCGGATTCGCCCGCAGGTCTGGCGGCTTGGGCCTACGACAAGTTCGCCGCGTGGACGGACAGCGGCGGTGAACCGGAGCGCGCGCTCACGCTGGACGAGATGCTCGACGATATTTCGCTTTACTGGCTCACGAACACGGGGACCTCGTCGTCGCGCCTGTACTGGGAGAACAACGGCAACGTGTTCAATGCCGTCGATATCTCGATTCCCGTGGCGGTGACCGTGTTTCCGGGCGAGATTTACCGCGCTCCAAAGAGTTGGGGCGAGCGCAATTATCACAATCTCATTTATTGGAACGAAGTCGACAAGGGCGGTCACTTCGCGGCATGGGAACAACCGCAGCTTTTCGCCGAAGAGATCCGCGCGGCGTTCCGGTCTTTGCGCTAACGCAGCCAGCCGACCGCACGGCCTCTTGTCGAAAGAGCCGCCTTGTCCCCACCATTACCATTCATGGCCAATATCGAACGATCGTGGGCAGGTTCATGGTTCGTACCGCTCGCGATGTCGGCGGGGATGATCGGCTGTGCGTCGCACGCGTCCGCTGCGCCGGTCGCGCACGCCACGTCGGCCGAAGGGGTCAAGGCGGCGCCGAATACCCATTCGGTGCCGCCGGCGCCGCCCATCGATCCATCGAGCATGCCGAAACAGAAGCCGGTGGTCTTGCGCGCGGCGCGTCTCTTCGATGGAAAAGGGAACGACGTTCTCGATGCGCAAGGCGGGCGAGTCTCGGTCTTGGTGGAAAACGGGCTCATCGCCCAGGTCGGGAAATCGATCACGGCGCCCGCCGATGCGGAGGTGATCGATCTGGGCGACAGCACGCTCTTGCCGGGATTCATCGATGCGCATACGCACCTTGCCGTCGAATTGGGCGACGATTACTACCGCTTTCAACAGGAGCGCCTTCTCCGATCCAGCGCCGAGAATGCTCTTCTCGCGGTGCCATTTGCCAAGAAGACGCTCGACGCGGGCTTTACCACCGTGCGCGACGTTGGCTCGTTTTATTACATCGATGTAGGACTCCGCAATGCCATCAAGGCGGGCACGATCGAAGGCCCGCGGATGCTCGTGGCCGTTCATGCGCTCGGAGCCACCGGGGGTCATGCCGACGAAGATCCGTTTCCACCCGACATCATCAAGGAGCCCGGCCCCACCGACGGCATCTGCAATGGGGCGGACGCATGCCGCAGGGCGGTGCGCGAGCAAGTGAAGTATGGGGCCGATGTCATCAAGGTGATGTCGTCGGGCGGCGTTCTTTCGCTCGCCGATGCCGTGGATGCGCCGCAGCTCACGCCCGACGAGTTGAAGGCCATCGTCGACGAAGCGCACCGGCTCGGAAAGAGGGTGGCGACGCATTGCCATGGCGACACGGCGGCCAAGGCCGCCATCACCGCCGGGGTGGATTCGGTGGAGCACGGCTCGTTCTTGAAGCCGGACACGCTGGCCATGATGAAGTCCAATGGCACGGTGTTGGTCCCGACGTTCATGGCGGGCGACTACATCTCGAAGAGGATCGACAAGATGCCTCCTCCCATCCAGGAAAAGGCGCGCGCCGCGATCGCCGCGCACGCGCAGATGTTCAAGAATGCCTTGCGCTCGGGGGTGACGATAGGCTTCGGCACCGACGCCGGCGTCTATCGGCACGGTGACAACGCTCGCGAGTTCGCCCTGATGACGAACGCCGGGATGTCGCCCGCGGCCGCTCTACGCGCGGGCACCTCGACGAACGCCGCCTTGTTGGGCATTTCCGCACAAACGGGAACGCTCGAAAAAGGCAAACTCGCGGATGTCGTGGCCGTGCCGGGCAATCCGCTGAAAGACATCACGCAGACCGAGCGCGTCACCTTCGTGATGCGCTCCGGCCATGTTTACAAGCGCCCGTCATCGGAGACGCCGAGGTAGTGGCGATTCTTCTTCCTTTGTATCGTTACCGCGCGCCGGCCCACCAGCAGTCGTTGCGCGCTGTCTTGCCCGCGAAGCGCTCATTCAGGAACTTGTAGCCATCCAAGTACCAGGGGACGATGCCCAAACCGTGTTCGGCGAGCAGGGGCCAATCGACTTTGATGGCCGCTCCGCCCGCGCACCACTCCTGCACGGTCCTCTTGTTCTGCGCGAACGGGACCACTTCATCGATGATTCCGTGGTAGTTCGCCATGGGGGCTTTTGGCGCTTGTCCGCCCATGCTCTGCTGTTCGGTCGCCGCGACGACGTCGGGCTCGCTGAACAGATCCGGCGACGTGGTGAGTTGGTTGATATCGGCGAACGGCAGCCCCGCGACCAACTCGAGGGCGCAGGCGTTTTCGTACTTCTGATACATCGCGCGGCCCTTGTCGTTGAGGAACCTTTTCAGCTCGGGGTACTGTTTCAGGATGCCGATGATTCCACCGGCCGCGAGGCCGGCCGCATAGCGTCCCGTGCCCGAAAGCCATTTGACGACGTCGAGAAGCTTGGCGGGGGTGCCGCCGGTTGCCGAGCCGACGTAATTCAATTCGGGGGCATAGCTACCTTGCAGCTCCGCGGCCCATCCCGTTGCAAGGCCGCCACCCGAGTACCCGAGGGTGGCTACCTTGGTCTGCTTGTCCAGCCCGGCGGGCGCGAAGCTTAGCGCCGCGCGGAGCCCGTCCAGCACACCGTGACCGGCCATTCGCCCCACGCCGAACATCCCTTGGGGACCTTCGTAATCGGGCACCACGACCGCCCATCCTGCAAGCAGGGCAGGCGCAACCGCGAAGGGATCCGCCAGCGGTTCGCCCAGCCCCGCGAAGATCCCATTTCGCCATGAATAGGATGGTGCACAGTCGATGCCCACCGAGTCCTCCGCGCTCTGATACGACACGAGCGGGCGCGTGCCCTCACCGCGCCAAGGGGCGTCCGGAACGACGATGGTCGCCACCGTGGCGGTGGGGGCATCGATGCCGTCGTTGGTGCGGTACGCCACCTGCCATGCGTGCACGGCCGGAATATCACCGATGGCCCATTTGGCTACGATCTCGCGGGACCGTAGGACGGCGCCGGGCGCGTAGTTCGCCACGTCGGACGGGACTTCGTAGAAGGGGTCCTGGCTCGGGGGAACGATTCCCGCGGGCGCGCTCGATTCGGTGGCCGCGGTTTGGCCCACCGCGCCCGTGTTCTCGTGCGATGCATCGGCGGTCACACCGCACGCCGCCGACACGGCTGCGCTGATAGCAATTCCAATGAGCGAAAACGACGCTGGCCTCATGCGACCTCCCCATGGTGTGGGCGGATGTGGAGCGCGGGGCAACACCCCGACGCATGTTCAACGATAGGTTATCGTCGAACACCATGGCTTGTACGAAACGGCTACCGATCGGGGAACCGATCGCTATTTTGATAACGCGACGAGTCAAATGCCGTGTCGGCAACGGGGGATTCGTTTACGCAGAGGCACGCAGGTGAGATAATATGAACGTTGTTCATTTTCGAAAGGAAACATGGCCAGCCGACGACCGAAAACGAAATGGGGCGATCGCGAGGCCCGGCTCCGCGACATCTGCCGAGCGGGGGCGGAGGCCCTCGCGAAAGAGGGGTACGCAAACCTGAACATGCGCACGGTTGCGGAGGGGGCGCGTGTGAGCCTCGGAACTTTGTACACCTACTTCACGTCGAAGGAAGAGCTCTTCGCCGTGCTCTACGCCGACAGGTTGGAGCACCTCGTCGCGGAGATGGCCCTGTCGTGTGCGGGGGCCAAGACGCCCCAAGAGGTGCTGGTGATCGTGGCCGAACGGTACTTCGAGGTTTATGCCGTTTTCGGCCGTGAACTCAACATCGTATCCCTGGTGGCCGGTGAAGAACTCGAGGCGGAAATCGCGCCCGCGGTCGTGGGGCGGCTGGTCAGCGCGGCGAGGCAAGTGTTCGCCACGGCATGGACGGCCGTAGCTCGGCTGGATCCGAGCATTGCCGATTTTTCCGAAGCGCAGCGGCTACTCGCCGTGCGGCTCGTGTGGGCCACGATGGTGGGGCTGGCCGATCACGTATCGGGCGTTCGCCAACGGCTCCACGCGGGAACACGCCGGGAGCTCACGGAATTCGCAGCCCGGGTCCTCGTGGCCGGACTCGAATCCGTGCGCCGCGGTTGACAGACCCGCGACGCGTTCTAATATGAACGTTGTTCAAAATGAACGCTGCGGGGTTGATCAAACGACTCGTCCATCCTTCCGGGCTCGACGACGACGGCGCGTTGCGTGCTGCGGCCCACGCCAAAATCGTCCTTGTGACGGGCGCCTCGTACGGCCTGGGCGAGGCCACCGCGCGCAAGCTCGGGGCTGCGGGGGCCACGGTCCTCCTCGTGGCGCGCACCACAGATCGGCTCGAAGCACTGGCCTCGGAAATCGCATCGCACGGCGGCAAGGCCCAGGCCTACGCGGCCAACCTGGGCGACGAAACGGCCGTGGACGAACTCGTTCGCCGAATATTGGCCGACCATGGCCGCGTCGACACGGTGATCAACAACGCGGGCAAGTCCATCCGGCGATCGCTGCACCTTCAGTACGATCGTTTCCATGATTTCACGCGGTCGCTCGGGGTGAACTACCTCGGTCCCGTGCGTCTGCTGCTCGGGCTTCTTCCGCATATGCGTGCCCGCGGAAATGGGCACATCATCAATGTTTCCACGGTCGGAGTGCGCATCGTTCCCGGTCCGCGGTGGGGTGTTTATCAATCTTCGAAAGGCGCATTCGATATCTGGTTGCGCAGCGTAACCCCGGAGATTCAGGCCGACGGTATCGCGGTCAGCACCATTTACATGGGGCTGATCTACACGCGCATGAGTGCGCCCACGCCCATCATGCGCGTGCTTCCCGGTCTTCATCCCGACGAGGCGGCCGACGTGGTTGCCCGTGCCCTCGTGCGCAGGCCCCGTGAGATCACCCCCTGGTGGGTATGGCCCGCCGAATTCGGAAGCTTGATCGCCCGCGGTCCGCTTTCCCAAGGTTTGGCCTTTCTGCATCGGCGCTCCCACGATTCGGAAAGCGCGCTGGGCATCCAGGCGCCACCCGCCGATCACCCGCGGGCCCGAGGAGGAACGTGATGCATGCCCTCGATGCCGCGCGCCTCTGCGCCGTTGGAAGCCTCGCGCTCGTGCAATCCCGCGTTCTTGGGCCGGTGGCTCCATGGCGCGCCATCAAAATGGGCCTTGCTGTGCGCCGTTGCGGGACGTCGCCCGCGATGCTCGCCGCGGTGTCCGCCGCGCGATGGCCGGGCCAACTGGCCATCCTCGACGAGCGCGGCGCCTTGACCTATGCCGAGCTCGAACGCCGCGTCGAGGCGCTGGCTTCGTCGCTCGCGCGCGACTTCGGCGTCGGTCCCGGGCGGGCGCTCGCGGTCATGTGCCGCAATCACCGCGGCTTCATCGAGTCGATGCTCGCAGGCGCGCGGCTCGGCGCCGACGTCGTTCTTCTGAATACGGAGATCCCCGGGACACAGCTCGCCGGTGCCTTGGAGCGCCACACGCTCGGTGCGCTCGTGCACGATGACGAATTTGGCCCGTCGATCGCGGCTGCCGGCTACCGCGGTCCCCGCGTGCTCGCCTGGCACGAAGGCGGCGCCGGAACGAGTCTCGACGATCTCATCGGCCGCGGAGGACGATGCATGGCGCGGGCAAGCCAAGCGGGGGCCCTGGTCCTGCTCACGTCGGGCACCACGGGTGCGCCCAAGGGCGTGCCACGCAGACCCTCGTTGGGAGCCATTGCGGGCGCAGGTGTCACCGCGCTCGCGCGCCTTGGTCTTCGCACCCGTGAGCCCACGTTCATCGCGGTCCCGCTGTTTCACGGCTTCGGGACCGTGATGATGATCATGGGGCTGATGCTCGGGTCCACGCTGGTTCTGCGGCGTCGATTCGTGGCCGAAGATGTCGCTGCGGCGATCGCGCGCCATCGTGTGACGAGCCTTGGCGTCGTACCCGTGATGCTTCAGCGCCTTCTCGCCGCGTCGGTCCTCGGGCGCGGTACGGCCCTTCGCGCCGTTCTCTCGGGCGGTGCGCCGCTCACTCCATCGCTTGCCACCGCGTTCATGGATGCCGTGGGCGACGTTCTTTACAACGGATATGGCTCCTCCGAGGTCGGTATCGCCGCGCTGGCCACGCCCGCGGA encodes:
- a CDS encoding DUF6268 family outer membrane beta-barrel protein, which translates into the protein MLKTSFAVLAVLAVICGTKSARAQAADSMFSVSYEGSAFGVKKPESRDTKDSLGIQTLRFRAGTPIPLGPKTMFIPGVAYDMLDIPESTSEKLPTGRLHAASVSVGLMQMLSNRIMVGGMVSAGLASDFEERASIDDLSLTASVMGMYKFSDSFSLGLGVSYFHQIRRVFPGPAIALNWELSDRFRIRGAVPASLNVEFRATPWLTLGIREAMDVNFFHLSGRKYGQQDMQLSYITVNVGPKATLNFSDSTHLDLYASVSALRRYEYFVDAHSQRDGTLPAVVTFGARLWFGSAGWRSDPWAPIAK
- a CDS encoding response regulator — encoded protein: MPRKQPLQRHAPGAEKGAIPPPPLRGLHILVVDDDVDNRCLLQKVLERGGSRITTAGSVADAMAVFEREAPDVLLSDICMPGEDGYDLIRRVRALPKEQGGAIPAAALTACADVQDRENALRAGFTKHVPKPIDRAELVAVVTSLARMAA
- a CDS encoding hotdog fold thioesterase, yielding MDANAMRDLIEELIPFNRFLGMRCAEIRPSFARLELPFREDFIGDPLRRALHGGLLSTLADTTGGMAVWSELRDARSRLSTIDLRVDYLRPGKPELVACEATVVRQGNRVGVTDMRLFHPSSPEETIATGKGVYNITIVKS
- a CDS encoding epoxide hydrolase 1 yields the protein MIPFEKVPYTAILLTLFLAGTACGNDAAAKSDGEANSGEAHVNAATLVSDTSAHGSSIRPFRVHIPESEIIDMRRRVLATRWPDRETVPDQSQGVRLEKIQRLVRYWGANYDWRKAEAKLNAWPQFVTKIDGLDIQFIYVRSRHPNAMPLIMTHGWPGSLFEMTKVIGPLTDPTAYGGRAEDAFDLVLPSLPGYGFSGKPTGVGWGPDRIARAWAELMDRLGYKHYVSQGGDWGAIVSHAWARNPTPGLLGIHVNMPATVPKDVAKALNDGDPAPPGLSEKEKLAFTTLDTFYKRGTGYSAMMVTRPQTIGYSLSDSPAGLAAWAYDKFAAWTDSGGEPERALTLDEMLDDISLYWLTNTGTSSSRLYWENNGNVFNAVDISIPVAVTVFPGEIYRAPKSWGERNYHNLIYWNEVDKGGHFAAWEQPQLFAEEIRAAFRSLR
- a CDS encoding amidohydrolase family protein, whose translation is MANIERSWAGSWFVPLAMSAGMIGCASHASAAPVAHATSAEGVKAAPNTHSVPPAPPIDPSSMPKQKPVVLRAARLFDGKGNDVLDAQGGRVSVLVENGLIAQVGKSITAPADAEVIDLGDSTLLPGFIDAHTHLAVELGDDYYRFQQERLLRSSAENALLAVPFAKKTLDAGFTTVRDVGSFYYIDVGLRNAIKAGTIEGPRMLVAVHALGATGGHADEDPFPPDIIKEPGPTDGICNGADACRRAVREQVKYGADVIKVMSSGGVLSLADAVDAPQLTPDELKAIVDEAHRLGKRVATHCHGDTAAKAAITAGVDSVEHGSFLKPDTLAMMKSNGTVLVPTFMAGDYISKRIDKMPPPIQEKARAAIAAHAQMFKNALRSGVTIGFGTDAGVYRHGDNAREFALMTNAGMSPAAALRAGTSTNAALLGISAQTGTLEKGKLADVVAVPGNPLKDITQTERVTFVMRSGHVYKRPSSETPR
- a CDS encoding lipase family protein — translated: MRPASFSLIGIAISAAVSAACGVTADASHENTGAVGQTAATESSAPAGIVPPSQDPFYEVPSDVANYAPGAVLRSREIVAKWAIGDIPAVHAWQVAYRTNDGIDAPTATVATIVVPDAPWRGEGTRPLVSYQSAEDSVGIDCAPSYSWRNGIFAGLGEPLADPFAVAPALLAGWAVVVPDYEGPQGMFGVGRMAGHGVLDGLRAALSFAPAGLDKQTKVATLGYSGGGLATGWAAELQGSYAPELNYVGSATGGTPAKLLDVVKWLSGTGRYAAGLAAGGIIGILKQYPELKRFLNDKGRAMYQKYENACALELVAGLPFADINQLTTSPDLFSEPDVVAATEQQSMGGQAPKAPMANYHGIIDEVVPFAQNKRTVQEWCAGGAAIKVDWPLLAEHGLGIVPWYLDGYKFLNERFAGKTARNDCWWAGAR
- a CDS encoding TetR/AcrR family transcriptional regulator, with product MASRRPKTKWGDREARLRDICRAGAEALAKEGYANLNMRTVAEGARVSLGTLYTYFTSKEELFAVLYADRLEHLVAEMALSCAGAKTPQEVLVIVAERYFEVYAVFGRELNIVSLVAGEELEAEIAPAVVGRLVSAARQVFATAWTAVARLDPSIADFSEAQRLLAVRLVWATMVGLADHVSGVRQRLHAGTRRELTEFAARVLVAGLESVRRG
- a CDS encoding SDR family NAD(P)-dependent oxidoreductase, whose product is MNAAGLIKRLVHPSGLDDDGALRAAAHAKIVLVTGASYGLGEATARKLGAAGATVLLVARTTDRLEALASEIASHGGKAQAYAANLGDETAVDELVRRILADHGRVDTVINNAGKSIRRSLHLQYDRFHDFTRSLGVNYLGPVRLLLGLLPHMRARGNGHIINVSTVGVRIVPGPRWGVYQSSKGAFDIWLRSVTPEIQADGIAVSTIYMGLIYTRMSAPTPIMRVLPGLHPDEAADVVARALVRRPREITPWWVWPAEFGSLIARGPLSQGLAFLHRRSHDSESALGIQAPPADHPRARGGT
- a CDS encoding AMP-binding protein, whose product is MHALDAARLCAVGSLALVQSRVLGPVAPWRAIKMGLAVRRCGTSPAMLAAVSAARWPGQLAILDERGALTYAELERRVEALASSLARDFGVGPGRALAVMCRNHRGFIESMLAGARLGADVVLLNTEIPGTQLAGALERHTLGALVHDDEFGPSIAAAGYRGPRVLAWHEGGAGTSLDDLIGRGGRCMARASQAGALVLLTSGTTGAPKGVPRRPSLGAIAGAGVTALARLGLRTREPTFIAVPLFHGFGTVMMIMGLMLGSTLVLRRRFVAEDVAAAIARHRVTSLGVVPVMLQRLLAASVLGRGTALRAVLSGGAPLTPSLATAFMDAVGDVLYNGYGSSEVGIAALATPADLRAAPGTVGRPVLATPIRIVDDRGTPVAVGRTGRIFVGGDMVFDGYSGGGSKDVRAGLMSTGDVGHFDERGRLFIDGRADDMILSGGENVFPQGVENVLGAHDDVLEAAVIGVPDAEFGQRLRAFVVLRSRKTSVEELKEYVRGRVARYEVPRDIVLLDELPRNPTGKVLRSRLRAMN